A single Thermoanaerobacterium sp. RBIITD DNA region contains:
- a CDS encoding extracellular solute-binding protein: MKSFNRTSKKLISISLVLLLIVSMIAGCGNSNSSSSSSSSKTSKTTNAEKPFTISIMASSYFPDPAPSDSPVLKEMEKYTNTNVEINFVPNSSYNDKVNTILASGDLPMVTLVYQITPSIVNAAKAGAFWEVGPYLKDYPNLSKVNPTILWNTSIDGKIYSIYRGRDLGRNGIIIRKDWLDNLGLQEPKTIDDFYNVLKAFTYNDPDKDGKKDTYGMIVTKYSGPFDIIQTWLGAPNGWGDDGSGKLVPSFFTNEYLNGLQFLRKIFKEGLINPDFATVDPGKWDDFYVNGKAGVKVDVLDDASRLQTKFDNAGTKANWDVLQSVEGPKGLRTLATSGYNGVFLISKKSVKTEDDLKKVLAFFDKLGDKKMQDLLGYGIEGRHYNLKEGGIDPITNLPASVEREYHDLNQLLTFIPPENATPRYGTPIYKKQTETIQKNADIAVSNPAAPFISQSATYAQVGTQLDNIINDARIKFISGQIDEKGFQSAIELWRKTGGDKVIKEVNELYKKYKGNMSSLTK; this comes from the coding sequence ATGAAAAGTTTTAACAGAACTTCAAAAAAATTAATATCAATCTCATTGGTACTCCTATTGATAGTCTCAATGATAGCTGGCTGTGGAAATTCTAATAGCAGCAGTAGCAGTAGTAGCAGCAAAACTTCTAAAACTACAAATGCAGAGAAGCCTTTTACAATTTCAATAATGGCTTCAAGTTATTTTCCAGATCCTGCGCCAAGTGATAGTCCTGTACTAAAAGAGATGGAGAAATACACTAATACAAATGTAGAGATAAATTTCGTGCCAAACTCTTCGTATAATGATAAAGTTAATACTATATTAGCAAGTGGTGATTTACCAATGGTAACACTTGTATATCAAATAACACCAAGTATAGTCAACGCAGCTAAAGCAGGAGCTTTTTGGGAGGTTGGGCCATATTTAAAGGATTATCCTAATTTAAGCAAGGTAAATCCAACAATATTATGGAATACATCTATTGATGGTAAAATATACAGTATATATAGAGGTAGAGATTTAGGGAGAAATGGTATAATAATTAGAAAAGATTGGTTGGATAACCTTGGACTTCAGGAGCCCAAGACAATTGATGATTTTTATAACGTTCTCAAAGCTTTTACTTATAATGATCCTGACAAAGACGGTAAAAAAGATACCTATGGCATGATAGTAACAAAATATAGTGGACCATTTGATATTATACAAACTTGGCTTGGAGCACCTAATGGTTGGGGAGATGACGGAAGCGGAAAATTAGTGCCATCATTTTTTACAAACGAATATTTGAATGGTTTGCAATTTCTAAGAAAAATATTTAAAGAAGGCTTAATCAATCCGGATTTTGCTACTGTAGATCCTGGTAAATGGGATGATTTCTATGTAAACGGAAAAGCTGGAGTTAAAGTTGATGTTTTGGATGATGCAAGCCGGTTACAGACAAAATTTGATAATGCTGGTACAAAAGCTAATTGGGATGTATTGCAATCTGTGGAAGGTCCTAAAGGGCTAAGAACACTTGCTACTTCAGGCTATAATGGTGTGTTTTTAATATCAAAGAAGAGTGTGAAAACTGAAGATGATTTAAAAAAGGTTTTAGCTTTTTTTGATAAACTCGGAGATAAGAAGATGCAGGATTTATTAGGCTATGGAATCGAAGGAAGGCATTATAATTTAAAAGAAGGAGGAATTGACCCTATTACAAATTTACCTGCGTCTGTTGAGAGAGAATATCATGATTTAAATCAACTTTTAACATTTATTCCACCGGAAAATGCGACACCTAGATATGGTACACCAATTTATAAAAAACAAACAGAAACTATCCAGAAAAATGCAGATATAGCAGTTTCTAATCCTGCAGCTCCTTTCATTTCTCAATCAGCAACATATGCACAAGTAGGAACACAATTAGATAATATTATAAATGATGCAAGAATTAAGTTTATAAGTGGACAAATTGATGAAAAAGGCTTTCAGTCTGCTATAGAGTTATGGCGTAAGACTGGAGGAGATAAAGTTATTAAAGAAGTTAATGAATTATATAAAAAATATAAAGGTAATATGTCTTCTCTTACGAAATAA
- a CDS encoding carbohydrate ABC transporter permease — translation MFAKKGLSSHLFDIFNYAFLGLIAITTLVPFIYVLAASFSTDAEIAVRSFYLIPHKFTLDAYKYVFSSSVVIRSLFNSVYITIIGTLINLFFTFTLAYFLSKNVIGKNVIINGIIFCMIFSGGMIPTYLLVKSLGMLNTYWALWLPGAISPFNLFIVVNYFKQFPTELEEAAKIDGCNDLQILGRIVLPLSKPILATFALFYGVGNWNAFFNALLYLNDSNKWPIQVTLQNIVMNSSGIMSNYQSLTDPNYVPPAASMRMAVIIIATVPIMLVYPFLQKYFVKGIMIGSLKG, via the coding sequence ATGTTTGCAAAAAAAGGATTAAGTAGTCATTTGTTTGATATTTTCAACTATGCATTTTTAGGATTAATTGCTATAACAACATTAGTACCTTTTATTTATGTATTAGCAGCTTCTTTTTCTACAGATGCTGAAATTGCTGTTAGATCATTCTATTTGATTCCGCATAAGTTTACTTTAGATGCATATAAATATGTATTTTCTTCATCGGTAGTTATACGAAGCTTATTTAATTCCGTTTATATTACAATAATAGGTACGTTAATAAATTTGTTTTTTACATTTACTTTGGCATATTTTTTATCAAAAAATGTTATAGGGAAAAATGTGATTATTAATGGTATAATATTTTGTATGATTTTTAGTGGTGGTATGATTCCTACATATCTATTGGTAAAATCCTTAGGAATGTTAAATACCTATTGGGCATTGTGGCTTCCTGGAGCTATCAGTCCTTTTAATCTTTTTATAGTAGTAAATTATTTTAAGCAGTTTCCTACAGAATTAGAAGAAGCAGCAAAAATAGATGGTTGCAATGATTTGCAAATATTAGGAAGGATTGTTTTACCACTATCTAAACCAATACTTGCTACATTTGCCTTATTTTATGGAGTAGGAAATTGGAATGCATTTTTTAATGCTCTTCTATATTTAAATGATTCAAATAAGTGGCCTATTCAAGTGACGTTGCAAAATATAGTCATGAATTCTTCTGGTATTATGTCTAATTATCAGTCATTAACAGACCCTAATTATGTACCGCCTGCAGCATCTATGAGAATGGCAGTTATAATTATTGCTACAGTGCCTATAATGTTAGTTTATCCATTTTTACAAAAATATTTTGTTAAAGGCATAATGATAGGTTCATTAAAAGGATAA